A genomic window from Erythrobacter sp. BLCC-B19 includes:
- the bla gene encoding class A beta-lactamase, producing the protein MTIDRRHFIGGALALGAGACIPPDQSPLGRLAAELRIIEAAGGGTLGVELFNTATGLSVGLNRDRRFGHASSFKLSLAALLLQRHAAGLIDADRHVMWTEADMINHAPFTRERMATGATLRELARATQTTSDNPAANILLRELGGPAGLTAFWRSLGDEVSRVDRYEPEMNLVTAAEFRDTTTPAAMARTVAKIVYGDVLPEKERAELKGWMVETQTGLKRVRAGLPEGWVAGDKTGTSGLVGTDYNYIDIGFAEGPKGEGPITFACYFRARQSVDEMLDSGQATLARIGRIIKEFAEPERGLPVVGKLY; encoded by the coding sequence ATGACGATTGATCGCAGACACTTCATCGGCGGCGCGCTGGCTTTGGGCGCGGGCGCCTGCATCCCGCCCGACCAGAGCCCGCTGGGGCGACTGGCGGCGGAACTGCGCATCATCGAGGCGGCGGGCGGCGGCACGCTGGGGGTGGAGTTGTTCAACACCGCCACCGGCCTGTCGGTGGGGCTGAACCGCGACCGGCGCTTCGGCCATGCCTCCTCGTTCAAGCTCAGCCTTGCCGCACTGCTGTTGCAACGCCATGCCGCCGGGCTGATCGATGCGGACAGGCACGTGATGTGGACCGAGGCGGATATGATCAACCACGCGCCCTTCACGCGCGAGAGGATGGCGACGGGCGCGACCTTGCGCGAGCTGGCGCGGGCGACGCAGACCACCTCGGACAATCCGGCGGCCAATATCCTGCTGCGCGAACTCGGTGGCCCGGCGGGGCTGACCGCCTTCTGGCGCAGCCTCGGCGACGAGGTCAGCCGGGTCGACCGCTACGAGCCGGAGATGAACCTCGTCACGGCGGCGGAATTCCGCGACACCACCACGCCCGCCGCCATGGCGCGCACCGTGGCGAAGATCGTCTATGGCGACGTGCTGCCCGAGAAGGAGCGCGCCGAGTTGAAAGGCTGGATGGTCGAGACCCAGACCGGCCTCAAGCGCGTGCGGGCGGGGCTGCCCGAGGGCTGGGTCGCGGGCGACAAGACCGGCACCAGCGGGCTGGTGGGCACCGATTACAACTACATCGACATCGGTTTCGCCGAGGGGCCGAAGGGCGAAGGGCCGATAACCTTCGCCTGCTATTTCCGCGCGCGCCAGAGCGTGGACGAGATGCTTGATTCCGGACAGGCAACCCTCGCCCGCATCGGCCGCATCATCAAGGAATTCGCCGAGCCGGAACGCGGGCTGCCGGTGGTGGGCAAGCTATACTGA
- a CDS encoding isoaspartyl peptidase/L-asparaginase family protein encodes MKNLIAAVALALMSHAAMAEDAPKWSLAIHGGAGTLDPKAMTPEKRAAYEADLQAALDAGSKILADGGDAMDAIKAAIIIMEDSPLFNAGKGAVFTWDGTNELDASIMDGRDRSAGAVAGVKTVKNPILLADTVRTQSEHVMLMGAGAEAFALEKGFAVTPPEYFATPARREALERMKAKKLSALDVDHKFGTVGAVALDMKGNLAAGTSTGGMTGKRWGRVGDAPVIGAGTYADNRACAVSATGWGEYFLRVGVAHEICARLRAARAMNWLSFDNKGAPIAPEAEDIAQTVQDVADAVMYDVAELGGDGGVILVTPEGHAIFSFNTTGMYRGRATSAGVNEVAIFGGEEKASATPDH; translated from the coding sequence ATGAAGAACCTCATTGCCGCTGTCGCGCTCGCCCTCATGTCCCACGCTGCCATGGCAGAGGACGCGCCCAAATGGTCGCTCGCCATTCACGGCGGCGCGGGCACGCTCGATCCCAAGGCGATGACACCCGAAAAGCGCGCGGCCTACGAGGCGGATTTGCAAGCCGCGCTCGATGCCGGGTCGAAGATCCTCGCCGATGGCGGCGATGCGATGGACGCGATCAAGGCGGCGATCATCATCATGGAGGATTCACCGCTGTTCAACGCCGGCAAGGGCGCCGTGTTCACCTGGGACGGGACGAACGAGCTCGACGCCTCGATCATGGACGGGCGCGATCGCTCGGCGGGTGCGGTTGCGGGGGTGAAGACGGTGAAGAACCCGATCCTGCTGGCCGACACGGTGCGCACCCAGAGCGAGCACGTGATGCTGATGGGCGCCGGGGCGGAGGCCTTTGCGCTGGAAAAAGGCTTTGCTGTGACCCCGCCTGAATATTTCGCCACCCCCGCGCGGCGCGAGGCGCTGGAGCGGATGAAGGCGAAGAAGCTTTCGGCGCTGGATGTCGATCACAAATTCGGCACGGTGGGCGCGGTGGCGCTCGACATGAAGGGCAATCTGGCGGCGGGCACATCAACCGGCGGGATGACCGGCAAGCGCTGGGGCCGCGTGGGCGATGCGCCGGTGATCGGCGCGGGCACCTATGCGGATAATCGCGCCTGCGCCGTCTCGGCGACCGGGTGGGGGGAGTATTTCCTGCGGGTTGGCGTGGCGCACGAGATTTGCGCGCGGTTGCGTGCTGCGCGGGCCATGAACTGGCTTTCGTTTGACAACAAGGGTGCCCCCATCGCACCGGAAGCTGAGGATATCGCCCAGACCGTGCAGGACGTTGCTGACGCGGTGATGTATGATGTAGCCGAGCTCGGCGGAGATGGCGGGGTGATCCTCGTCACGCCCGAGGGCCATGCGATCTTCAGCTTCAACACCACCGGCATGTATCGCGGCCGCGCGACCAGTGCCGGGGTCAACGAAGTGGCGATCTTCGGCGGCGAGGAGAAGGCGTCGGCGACGCCGGATCATTGA
- a CDS encoding SDR family NAD(P)-dependent oxidoreductase, whose protein sequence is MSGFGWASTTDDVLAGIDLSGRTVFVTGANSGLGQETARAMASRGAQVIMAGRDQGKLDESVAAIRSQHPKAQLDTITLDLTSLENIRAATSRARQRFHKIDILINNAGVMATPLLHTHDGFEMQIGTNHFGHFALTGELFPLIEKGHLKRIVNLSSRGHHFAPVDFDDPFFERRAYDPWIAYGHSKTANVLFSVGLEARYAVLGIHAYAVHPGGIQTNLGRHMTPEMVEALMARVTSRDTGFQWKTIPQGAATSCWAATAPELEGKGGVYCEDCHVAAVDDESATGGVRSYALNTSYADRLWAMSEELTGVRYPS, encoded by the coding sequence ATGAGCGGATTTGGCTGGGCCAGCACCACGGATGATGTGCTGGCGGGCATCGACCTGTCGGGGCGGACGGTGTTCGTCACAGGGGCGAATTCGGGCCTCGGGCAGGAAACCGCCCGCGCCATGGCCAGCCGCGGGGCGCAGGTCATCATGGCCGGGCGCGATCAGGGCAAGCTCGACGAGAGCGTCGCCGCGATCCGCAGCCAGCATCCCAAGGCGCAACTCGATACGATCACGCTTGACCTGACCAGCCTCGAAAACATCCGCGCCGCCACCTCCCGCGCGCGCCAGCGGTTCCACAAGATCGACATTCTCATCAACAATGCCGGCGTGATGGCGACCCCGCTCCTGCACACCCATGACGGGTTCGAGATGCAGATCGGCACCAACCATTTCGGCCACTTCGCGCTGACCGGCGAGCTCTTCCCGCTGATCGAGAAGGGGCACCTCAAGCGCATCGTCAACCTCTCGAGCCGCGGGCACCACTTTGCCCCCGTCGACTTCGACGACCCCTTCTTCGAACGCCGCGCCTATGATCCGTGGATCGCCTATGGCCATTCCAAGACCGCCAATGTGCTGTTCTCGGTCGGGCTCGAGGCGCGCTATGCCGTGCTCGGCATCCACGCCTATGCGGTGCATCCGGGCGGGATCCAGACCAATCTCGGCCGCCACATGACCCCCGAAATGGTCGAGGCGCTGATGGCGCGGGTCACCTCGCGCGATACCGGCTTCCAGTGGAAGACCATCCCCCAGGGCGCGGCGACCAGCTGCTGGGCGGCGACCGCGCCGGAGCTCGAAGGCAAGGGCGGGGTCTATTGCGAGGACTGCCACGTCGCCGCGGTGGACGACGAGAGCGCCACCGGCGGCGTGCGCTCCTACGCGCTCAACACCAGCTATGCCGACCGCCTGTGGGCGATGAGCGAGGAACTGACCGGGGTGCGCTACCCGAGCTAG
- a CDS encoding alpha/beta hydrolase fold domain-containing protein codes for MLTDTANELRSPAPSLLMRGIKWLVSRQTPVFPLDEAGFHAAMAGRMLPLDAPMPEGFRKKFAVEERALLGHKVVTLHPKTGPGQWHMIYFHGGGFVRPMFKVHWPLVAEMVKRCGISVTVPLYPVVPEASYAAQDALADAVWADLAARHDPARIILNGDSAGGHMALALALRLVAAAKETGGPLPGKLALFAPWLDLGLADPAIRAVEPHDVMLKIGTLRACGALVAEGRALDDPAVSPLYAPAEALSALPPTRIWTGRHDIFIVDSRSFLGRLRAAGVDARLYEYEAAPHVFMAILPTREAKDALGLLAEFIAS; via the coding sequence ATGCTGACCGATACCGCCAATGAACTGCGCTCGCCTGCGCCCAGCCTGCTGATGCGGGGAATCAAGTGGCTGGTGAGCCGCCAGACGCCGGTGTTCCCGCTCGACGAGGCGGGCTTTCATGCGGCGATGGCGGGCAGAATGCTGCCGCTCGACGCGCCGATGCCGGAGGGGTTCCGCAAGAAGTTCGCCGTCGAGGAGCGCGCATTGCTCGGCCACAAGGTGGTGACGCTGCATCCGAAAACGGGGCCGGGCCAGTGGCACATGATCTATTTTCACGGCGGCGGCTTTGTCCGGCCGATGTTCAAGGTGCACTGGCCGCTGGTCGCCGAAATGGTGAAGCGCTGCGGAATCAGTGTCACCGTGCCGCTCTATCCGGTGGTGCCCGAGGCGAGCTATGCCGCGCAGGATGCGCTGGCGGATGCGGTCTGGGCCGATCTGGCCGCGCGGCACGATCCAGCGCGGATCATCCTCAATGGCGATTCGGCGGGCGGGCACATGGCGCTGGCGCTGGCGCTGCGGCTGGTGGCGGCAGCCAAGGAGACGGGAGGCCCGCTGCCGGGCAAGCTGGCCTTGTTTGCCCCATGGCTTGATCTCGGCCTTGCCGACCCGGCGATCCGCGCGGTCGAACCGCATGATGTGATGCTCAAGATCGGTACGCTGCGTGCCTGCGGGGCTCTGGTGGCCGAAGGCCGCGCGCTGGATGATCCCGCCGTCAGTCCGCTCTATGCCCCCGCCGAAGCGCTCAGCGCACTGCCCCCGACCCGGATATGGACGGGGCGGCACGACATCTTCATCGTCGATTCGCGCAGTTTCCTCGGCCGCCTGCGTGCAGCTGGCGTGGATGCCAGGCTCTACGAATACGAAGCCGCGCCGCACGTCTTCATGGCGATCCTGCCGACTCGCGAGGCGAAGGATGCGCTGGGGCTGCTGGCGGAGTTCATCGCGAGCTAG
- a CDS encoding GNAT family N-acetyltransferase, whose translation MIYRPATLDDAPALAALGAETFIAAFGHLYSKENLEGFLAEVHAPEAVAGEIAGGTCTHRLVEQDGKLVAFCKLRFPSSFTAYSDAAKPLELGQLYALPTHTGHGIGAKLMDWALAHAREHGHDAILLSVYAENFGAQRFYQRYGFGKLADITFKVGDHYDPEYLYELKL comes from the coding sequence ATGATCTACCGCCCCGCCACCCTCGACGATGCCCCCGCGCTGGCCGCGCTGGGTGCCGAGACCTTCATCGCCGCCTTCGGGCACCTTTACAGCAAGGAAAACCTCGAAGGCTTCCTCGCCGAAGTCCACGCGCCCGAGGCGGTCGCGGGCGAGATTGCGGGCGGCACCTGCACCCACCGGCTGGTGGAGCAAGATGGCAAGCTGGTCGCCTTTTGCAAGCTGCGCTTCCCCAGCAGCTTCACCGCCTATTCCGATGCCGCCAAGCCGCTGGAGCTCGGCCAGCTCTATGCCTTGCCGACCCACACCGGCCACGGGATTGGCGCCAAGTTGATGGACTGGGCGCTCGCCCATGCGCGCGAGCACGGGCATGATGCGATCCTGCTCAGCGTCTATGCCGAAAACTTCGGCGCGCAGCGGTTCTACCAGCGCTATGGCTTCGGCAAGCTGGCCGACATCACCTTCAAGGTGGGCGACCACTATGATCCGGAGTATCTCTACGAATTGAAACTATAG
- a CDS encoding DUF58 domain-containing protein yields the protein MRAFRLVLNILLLPLRPLLIVAPTERAAWIAAGLAPVAVVIAATAPGAWVIAPILGGALLLLIALDGVLTGKLEGWEIRTGEDIEVGQPSVLAITARFAGRQPRRAEAALACDARLADEGRIAFALSRVPNGEGWRGQTTLTPTRRGTAQVERAWMRWEGPLGLGARQVDYSLDKPVRIWPDLSPVRSPDLQTFLRNAQIGLINRRIRGEGTQFEALSEYEPGMDRRRIDWKASARHTRLYARENESERNNQIVFAFDCGQAMCEPVDGLPRIDRAVSAALTCGYVALKGGDKVALFGFARRPQLMTPFIADARAFHRLQSAAAGLDYEPVEPNFTLALATLTAKLKRRSLVVVFSDFTDPTAAELMVESLGRLVNKHLVLFVTMADSEVEDLIAAPPGDIATLARSVTADSLAQQRKLVLTRLRRLGIDVLEAPWERIGPRLIDRYLAIRSSEAIG from the coding sequence ATTCGCGCCTTCCGCCTTGTCCTCAACATCCTGCTGCTGCCCCTACGGCCGCTGCTGATCGTCGCCCCGACAGAGCGCGCGGCGTGGATCGCGGCGGGCCTCGCCCCGGTCGCGGTGGTGATCGCCGCCACGGCTCCCGGCGCTTGGGTGATCGCGCCGATCCTCGGCGGAGCCTTGCTGCTGCTGATCGCGCTGGACGGTGTGCTGACCGGCAAGCTCGAAGGCTGGGAGATTCGCACCGGCGAGGACATCGAGGTCGGCCAGCCGAGCGTGCTCGCCATCACCGCGCGCTTTGCGGGCCGCCAGCCAAGACGCGCCGAAGCCGCGCTCGCCTGCGACGCGCGTCTGGCGGATGAAGGCCGCATCGCCTTCGCGCTCAGTCGCGTCCCCAATGGCGAAGGCTGGCGCGGCCAGACCACTCTCACCCCCACCCGCCGTGGCACGGCGCAGGTGGAGCGCGCGTGGATGCGCTGGGAGGGGCCGCTCGGCCTTGGCGCGCGGCAGGTCGATTACAGCCTCGACAAGCCGGTGCGCATCTGGCCCGATCTGTCGCCCGTCCGCTCGCCCGACTTGCAGACCTTCCTAAGAAACGCCCAGATCGGCCTCATCAACCGCCGCATCCGGGGCGAAGGCACGCAGTTCGAGGCGCTCTCGGAATACGAGCCCGGCATGGACCGCCGCCGCATCGACTGGAAGGCGAGCGCGCGCCACACCCGGCTCTACGCCCGCGAGAACGAGAGCGAGCGCAACAACCAGATCGTCTTCGCCTTCGATTGCGGGCAAGCGATGTGCGAGCCGGTCGACGGCCTCCCCCGCATCGACCGCGCGGTCAGCGCCGCGCTGACCTGCGGCTATGTCGCGCTGAAGGGCGGGGACAAGGTCGCGCTGTTCGGCTTTGCTCGAAGGCCGCAGCTGATGACCCCCTTCATCGCCGACGCCCGCGCCTTCCACCGCTTGCAGAGCGCGGCCGCAGGGCTGGATTACGAACCGGTCGAACCCAACTTCACCCTCGCGCTCGCCACCCTCACCGCCAAGCTCAAGCGCCGCTCGCTGGTGGTGGTGTTCTCCGATTTCACCGATCCGACCGCCGCCGAACTGATGGTCGAAAGCCTCGGGCGGCTGGTGAACAAGCATCTGGTGCTGTTCGTCACCATGGCCGACAGCGAGGTGGAGGATCTGATCGCCGCCCCGCCCGGCGACATCGCCACCCTCGCCCGCTCGGTCACCGCCGACAGCCTCGCGCAGCAGAGAAAGCTGGTGCTGACCCGGCTGCGCAGGCTGGGGATCGACGTGCTCGAGGCCCCGTGGGAGCGGATCGGCCCGCGCCTGATCGACCGCTATCTGGCGATCCGCAGCAGCGAGGCGATCGGCTGA
- a CDS encoding DUF4350 domain-containing protein, which produces MTAVAAARPSGAFSKFGVFALVAGGFALFLALLYLLGAGEEIDGNSGGGGQAHAVSKGLNGYAGLVRLVEAQGHDVERSRRRGGLETTGLLILTPPPTAKPEEITKLLKQRAFTGPTLVILSKWWALEPPQQLPEKVRAKFKPGWVMLGPPQPSRWTQELGRPFAFEHKFKGESTRWSGMKRSGKLPTGTTLHAVPAHEFAPLISDEAGDLLAFMTKGARDFPSNPAYPVAFLVEPDMANNYGLADADRAAATVALVEQLSDEASTGDVVFDLTLNGFGGQENLLTLAFRPPFLAATLSLIVALLIVGWRAFMRFGPAASSAGPDIAFGKRQLITNGAGLILRARRFALLGAPYAALSARRIAERLGLTRADPAAIDAALARRLPDAEPFTQRAARLEAASKPAEILAAAQSLDDLATTLQQGQSTR; this is translated from the coding sequence ATGACCGCCGTCGCAGCTGCGCGCCCCAGCGGCGCTTTCTCGAAATTCGGTGTGTTCGCGCTGGTCGCGGGCGGTTTTGCCCTGTTCCTCGCGCTGCTCTATCTGCTGGGAGCGGGCGAGGAGATCGACGGCAATTCCGGCGGGGGCGGGCAGGCCCATGCGGTCAGCAAGGGATTGAACGGCTATGCGGGCCTCGTCCGGCTGGTCGAGGCGCAGGGCCATGATGTCGAACGCTCGCGCAGACGGGGCGGGCTGGAAACGACGGGCCTGCTGATCCTCACCCCGCCGCCGACAGCCAAGCCCGAGGAAATCACCAAGCTGCTCAAACAGCGCGCCTTTACCGGGCCGACGCTGGTGATCCTGTCGAAATGGTGGGCGCTGGAACCGCCGCAGCAATTGCCCGAAAAGGTGCGTGCGAAGTTCAAGCCCGGCTGGGTGATGCTCGGCCCGCCGCAGCCGTCTCGCTGGACGCAGGAACTGGGACGGCCCTTTGCGTTCGAGCACAAGTTCAAGGGCGAGAGCACGCGCTGGAGCGGGATGAAGCGATCGGGCAAGCTGCCGACGGGCACCACGCTCCATGCCGTGCCCGCGCACGAATTCGCCCCGCTGATTTCGGACGAGGCGGGCGATCTTCTGGCCTTCATGACCAAGGGCGCGCGGGATTTCCCCAGCAATCCCGCCTATCCGGTGGCTTTCCTTGTCGAGCCTGACATGGCCAATAATTACGGCCTCGCCGATGCCGACCGCGCCGCAGCAACCGTGGCGCTGGTCGAGCAATTGTCCGACGAAGCCTCGACCGGCGACGTGGTGTTCGACCTTACGCTCAACGGCTTTGGCGGGCAGGAGAACCTGCTCACCCTCGCCTTCCGTCCGCCCTTCCTTGCAGCAACCCTCAGCCTGATCGTGGCGCTGCTGATCGTCGGCTGGCGCGCCTTCATGCGGTTTGGCCCGGCAGCGAGCAGCGCGGGGCCTGACATCGCCTTCGGCAAGCGCCAGCTGATCACCAATGGCGCAGGGCTGATCCTGCGCGCGCGGCGCTTTGCCCTGCTGGGCGCGCCCTATGCCGCGCTGTCGGCCCGCCGCATCGCCGAGCGGCTCGGCCTGACCCGCGCCGATCCCGCCGCGATCGACGCCGCGCTTGCCCGCCGCCTGCCCGATGCCGAACCCTTCACCCAGCGCGCCGCGCGACTGGAGGCGGCCAGCAAACCCGCCGAAATCCTCGCCGCAGCGCAAAGCCTCGATGACCTCGCCACCACCTTGCAACAGGGACAATCCACCCGATGA
- a CDS encoding RDD family protein has translation MSARTPDRRTRTHITPEGLSLPITIASRAARAGALIIDVMIIMVSLTLFQILMQMIVGGLLESAGFDLQGDAGGALEFLVILYALVGFASWYGYFLVQELGPRGATLGKRIVGIRIAARGTARLTPEAVIARNLLRDIEIFYPLVALAVLLVMATMGQDNGKLGWVAAGWFALFLLFPFFNRDSLRAGDVIAGTWVVEAPRTKLAAVLSTTGAAAAEGASNVTGVRYEFGEAELSVYGEKELQTLERMLRESQPDALKAVHATICRKIGWDPGAGDERAFLEAYYAQLRGRLEGEMRFGKRKADKHS, from the coding sequence ATGAGCGCGCGCACCCCCGACCGGCGCACCCGCACCCATATCACGCCGGAAGGCCTGAGCCTGCCGATCACCATCGCTTCCCGCGCCGCGCGGGCGGGCGCGCTGATCATCGATGTGATGATCATCATGGTCAGCCTGACCTTGTTCCAGATCCTGATGCAGATGATCGTCGGCGGGCTGCTGGAAAGCGCTGGCTTCGATCTGCAGGGCGATGCGGGCGGCGCGCTCGAATTTCTGGTGATCCTCTATGCGCTGGTCGGATTCGCCAGCTGGTACGGCTATTTCCTGGTGCAGGAACTGGGCCCGCGCGGGGCGACCTTGGGCAAGCGCATCGTCGGCATCCGCATCGCCGCGCGCGGCACGGCGCGGCTGACCCCCGAAGCGGTGATCGCTCGCAACCTGTTGCGGGACATCGAGATATTCTACCCGCTGGTGGCGCTCGCCGTGCTGCTGGTGATGGCCACGATGGGGCAGGACAACGGCAAGCTCGGCTGGGTGGCGGCGGGCTGGTTCGCGCTGTTCCTGCTGTTTCCCTTCTTCAACCGCGATTCGCTGCGGGCAGGTGATGTGATCGCCGGCACCTGGGTGGTCGAGGCGCCCCGCACCAAGCTGGCCGCCGTGCTCAGCACCACGGGCGCCGCTGCCGCCGAAGGCGCGAGCAACGTGACCGGCGTGCGCTATGAGTTCGGCGAGGCGGAGCTATCGGTCTATGGCGAAAAGGAACTCCAGACGCTTGAGCGGATGCTGCGCGAATCGCAGCCGGATGCGCTCAAGGCGGTCCACGCCACGATCTGCCGCAAGATCGGCTGGGATCCGGGCGCGGGCGACGAACGGGCTTTCCTCGAGGCCTACTATGCGCAATTGCGGGGCCGGCTCGAAGGCGAAATGCGCTTCGGCAAACGCAAGGCGGACAAGCACTCATGA
- a CDS encoding stage II sporulation protein M, whose amino-acid sequence MKAPIISSWFGRGAVEAPPDIASATLRSDRFRLEREGEWRRLDELVTRMEKGGLRKIADADLIALPALYRTAASSLSVARETSLDAATLAYLEGLVQRAWFQVYGPRSGFIRWLRGFLLGGWSRAVRALWLDICIALFVMVAGAVVGWLLVAQDQAWYYRLFPASPGETRLPGASREQLLQSLATEDNAAGLSAFAAQLFSNNSAVCILAFALGFAFGIPSLLLLVHNLAMLGAMLWLFDGQGLLVDLAAWLSVHGTTELFGIMLSGAAGLHIGRSMAFPGKLPVLASAAAAGRRSAVVMVGVVIMMVVAALLEAFPRQLVEGASSRFVIGGTMLLFWITYFFLYRPAPPADAALGDAA is encoded by the coding sequence ATGAAGGCACCGATCATCTCCTCGTGGTTCGGGCGCGGCGCGGTGGAAGCGCCGCCCGATATTGCCAGCGCCACGCTGCGCTCCGACCGTTTCCGGCTGGAGCGCGAAGGCGAGTGGCGGCGGCTCGACGAGCTTGTCACGCGGATGGAAAAGGGCGGCCTCAGGAAGATCGCCGACGCCGATCTGATCGCGCTGCCCGCGCTGTATCGCACCGCGGCCTCCTCGCTTTCGGTCGCGCGCGAGACGTCGCTCGATGCAGCAACGCTGGCCTATCTCGAAGGGCTGGTGCAGCGCGCCTGGTTCCAGGTCTATGGCCCGCGCTCGGGCTTCATCCGCTGGTTGCGCGGATTCCTGCTCGGCGGATGGAGCCGCGCGGTCAGAGCCTTGTGGCTCGACATCTGCATCGCGCTGTTCGTGATGGTGGCCGGCGCGGTTGTCGGCTGGCTGCTCGTGGCGCAGGATCAGGCGTGGTACTATCGCCTGTTCCCCGCCAGCCCGGGCGAGACCCGCCTGCCCGGCGCAAGCCGCGAACAATTGCTGCAGAGCCTCGCCACAGAAGACAACGCGGCGGGCCTGTCCGCCTTTGCCGCGCAGCTGTTCAGCAACAATTCGGCGGTGTGCATCCTCGCCTTTGCGCTGGGGTTCGCCTTCGGCATCCCCTCGCTGCTGCTGCTGGTGCACAATCTGGCGATGCTGGGCGCGATGCTGTGGCTGTTTGACGGGCAGGGGCTGCTGGTCGATCTGGCCGCATGGCTGAGCGTGCATGGCACCACGGAGCTGTTCGGCATCATGCTGTCAGGCGCGGCGGGGCTGCATATCGGGCGGTCGATGGCCTTTCCGGGCAAGCTGCCGGTGCTGGCCTCGGCGGCGGCTGCCGGGCGACGCTCGGCGGTGGTGATGGTCGGCGTGGTGATCATGATGGTGGTCGCCGCGCTGCTCGAAGCCTTCCCCCGACAGCTGGTCGAGGGTGCATCGAGCCGCTTCGTGATCGGCGGCACGATGCTGCTGTTCTGGATCACCTACTTCTTCCTTTACCGCCCCGCCCCACCCGCCGACGCGGCGCTGGGAGACGCGGCATGA
- a CDS encoding AAA family ATPase: MTMTLDDVRSLTAAIRAEIAKAIVGQEGLVDMLLVAMLSEGHVLLEGPPGTAKTFLANAFATALGLDFGRIQFTPDLLPGDILGSNLFNFQTSQFTLTRGPIFCDLLLADEINRTPPKTQAALLEAMQERRVTLDGETYALPESFMVVATQNPIENQGVYPLPEAQLDRFLFKLLVPYPAEEEEARIVTTYGQRSGPQRPADLGVSAVTNAAGIAAACGALSQVTVADEITRYVVRLIRATRDHSELTVGASPRAAVLLAGAARARAALEGRSYVIPDDVKALAVPVLRHRLTLSPAAEIEGRDMEALVAELVEATEAPR; encoded by the coding sequence ATGACCATGACCCTCGACGATGTCCGCAGCCTGACGGCCGCCATCCGCGCCGAAATCGCCAAGGCGATTGTCGGGCAGGAGGGGCTGGTCGATATGCTGCTGGTCGCGATGCTGAGCGAAGGCCACGTGCTGCTCGAAGGCCCGCCGGGCACCGCCAAGACCTTCCTCGCCAATGCCTTCGCGACCGCGCTGGGCCTCGATTTCGGGCGCATCCAGTTCACCCCTGATCTGCTGCCGGGCGACATCCTCGGCTCAAACCTGTTCAACTTCCAGACCAGCCAGTTCACCCTCACGCGCGGGCCGATCTTCTGCGATCTGCTGCTGGCCGACGAAATCAACCGCACCCCGCCCAAGACCCAGGCCGCGCTGCTGGAGGCGATGCAGGAACGCCGCGTGACGCTGGACGGGGAAACCTACGCGCTGCCCGAAAGCTTCATGGTCGTCGCAACCCAGAACCCGATCGAGAACCAGGGCGTCTATCCCCTGCCCGAAGCGCAGCTTGACCGCTTCCTGTTCAAGCTGCTGGTGCCTTACCCCGCCGAGGAGGAAGAAGCGCGGATCGTGACCACCTATGGCCAGCGTTCAGGCCCGCAGCGGCCCGCCGATCTGGGCGTGAGCGCGGTTACCAACGCCGCCGGGATCGCCGCGGCCTGCGGGGCTTTGTCGCAGGTCACGGTGGCGGACGAGATCACCCGCTATGTCGTGCGCCTGATCCGCGCCACCCGCGACCACAGCGAGTTGACGGTGGGCGCATCCCCCCGCGCCGCCGTGCTGCTGGCAGGCGCGGCCCGCGCCCGCGCGGCGCTGGAGGGGCGCAGTTACGTGATCCCCGATGACGTCAAGGCGCTCGCCGTGCCGGTGCTGCGCCACCGCCTGACGCTCTCACCTGCTGCCGAGATCGAGGGCCGCGACATGGAGGCACTGGTCGCCGAACTGGTCGAAGCGACCGAGGCGCCGCGCTAA